AAGCCTGCTAACTCTGCAAGCTTTGTAAGTAACGACTCTATAGTCTCCTCAACTTCCTCCATGTCAATGCTCTTTATATCATCTCGTAATGCTATGAGTAAATCTATATCGCGTCCCACATGTGAGTCTGAGAGTTCTATATAGTATATGGCTTCTATTAATCCTGGCAAAAGCTTGTTTATACAATTAGCTGCTATGCTGGCAGCACGGCGCTTGAAGAGAGCCCATTCTGTTAGGAAGGAGTCTCGTGGCGAATTCAGACGCGGAAGACTGCTCTTAAGTCTAGTGAATAATGTTATACACTCCTCTACCTCCGGATCAAACACTGCAAGTTTCATCCCACTAGTGCCCCGCTAGTTAACTACTAGCCAGTCCCTAATATAGGAGAGTGTTTTGGCTCAACTATGCGGGTCAAACTTCGAGGGCTGGGGCTCTGCCCCTAGAAAAAGTCTTGAGGTATGTTGCCAGAAATGTGAGGGTGTAGACAAGACATGGTGTTGTTAGCGCTAACCTACAAGAAGCTAGTAGGCCGGGATTTCCGTGTACTCTCAGTGATAGAGAGGGAGATGCCAAGATACGAGTATGTGCCGATAGAAGTTATTGAGAGAAGGCTGCGTATGCCGTCGAGCCATGTGGCTATGAGTCTGCAGAAATTGAACCAGCTAAAGCTAGTGAGGAGACGTCTAGGCGACTACGTCGGGTATAGGTTAACCTACATGGGGTTGGATATGCTTGCACTCCACTCTCTTGTCGAACGCGGCATACTTCATGCTCTTGGCGACAAGCTTGGTGTGGGAAAGGAGAGCGATGTATACTCGGGGTTGACTCCAAGCGGTACTAGGGTTATAGTAAAGTTTCATCGTGTGGGGAGAACAAGCTTCCAGAAGATAGTAAGGGTCCGACACTACGCGGCGGACAAGCCATACTCGTCGTGGCTACAACTAGCCAAGCTAGCTGGACAGCGCGAATTCAGAGCTCTTGACGAGCTGTACCGAGCCGGAGCACTAGTTCCCAAGCCCCTAGGCTATAGTCGCCATGCAGTTGTGACAGACTATATTGAGGGTGTTGAGTTATACATGTACAAGGACGCCATGGACCCCGAGTCTATGCTTAGAGATATAATTGATACACTCCGAAAAGCATACCTGGACGTAGGAATAGTCCATGGTGATCTAAGCGAATATAATATACTTGTAGTAATAGAGGATGATAGGGAACGTCCCTATATAATAGACTGGCCTCAGTATGTCGAGAAAGAGCACCCCTCGGCTGAGCAACTTCTGCGTAGAGACATAGAGTATGTCGTCAGATTCTTTAGGAAAAGGTATGGCGTCGAAGCGGATGTCGAGAAACTTATCAAATACGTTAGGGGCGAGATAGAGAATGTTTGAATTATTCTAGTGAATATAAGCAAATGTGAGCCTATATTTGTAAAAGCCACTACTGTGTAACCCGAAAATATACGTAAGTAATTGCTTATCGTTGAAGCGAAGCCCTAAAAAGTGCAGGAGAGCTAGGTTACGAGCATGGGTGGCGCGAATGGCTTCAACAGAGCAGAGCGGAGTAAAGAATTCTACCGAAGTAACTCGGGAAGGTATTATCGAGAAGGATGGTGTTCTCATTGTTTCAGGAGAGGAGTATATCTATAGAGTATGTAGTGCTTTAGCGAGTCCAACACGTATAAAGATATTGTCAGAACTTTTGAAGAGGGAAGCGGACATAGGGGAGATAGCAGAGATGATAAACCAGAGTAAAGCGAATGCTTCAACACAAGTGCGTAGACTTGAGGAGATAGGCCTGGTACGCTCGGAGTACAAGCCGGGCGTTAGGGGCGTAAGGAAGGTAGTGAAAACTACTGTAAAAGAAATACGCATAATACTAGAGCCAAGTTAAGCCAAGTTGAAAAGAGTAAAGACAGAAGCTGCAAAGAGATTTAGCTTACGTATATTTTGTAATATAGGGCTCCTTTTAGAATGTGTGGAAAATGCTAACAGTATGTTGGTGGCTAAGTCGTTTTCATAATGCGATTGTAGATAGTGGTTTGAGTTTAGATACTCATGAGTCTTTGCAGCTTGTCATCCTAGATCGCTCAATAACATCGAGGAATTGTCTTAAGTCTCTGTCGTTATAGGCCACAAATATTACTCTCTTTGGTGTGTTGGCTGACTTCCAATGTTCATCAAGAGCTTCAAGCATTGCAGCCAGGCTATCCTTGGCGTTGAGGCCGCCGACGCCCGCACCCATGGCTGGAAAAGCTAAGCATTCAATATCCTTCTCAGCAGCTAATGCTAGGGCTGCAGTAGCAGCCTTTCTCACTTTGCTTGTAGTAGTCCTCATGGCGGGTCTTTCCATTGTTGGGGCGTGGATGATGATCTTTATCCTCGGCTCTAGTTTGCCGGCTCCAGTAGCTATCGCTTCTCCTACGGGTACTGGTGCATGTTTTCGGGCTTCCTCCTCTACCTCTTTCCCAGCTACTCTTCGGAGAGCACCTGCTACGCCTCCTCCCATGAACATGAGACTGTTGGCCGGGTTCACCACAGCATCGCATTCTATGGTTGTTATATCGCCCTTAGCTATTACTATTTCACGATTTCCGCAGCTAATCTTCTTTACCACTTCTACTTCGGCTACCATGGTACAGACACCATACCAACTATTATATTACTGTACATAGAGGCTATAACTTTGAGTACGCGGTGTAGATAATGCTATAGTATTTTCATATACTTCTTGTGTATATCTATTGAACTTATTCTGCAGAAGGTAGCGTGAAGCTTTATAACGCCCTCATATCTTCTGCCCAACTAATACATGGAGCTACTAGGGCTGGGCCCGTCGTCTAGCCTGGTTAGGACGCCGCCCTGACACGGCGGAGGTCCGGGGTTCAAATCCCCGCGGGCCCACCACTTCTTGTCTCGCTTCTACTCTATTCCTTGTCCCACACGACCTTGCCGTAAGAGTATCTCTTTGTCTATTCTCCATGTTGATGTGGAGTTATATTTTGACATGATAACTGGTGTTGGCTAGTCTATGAACTTCATGGCATAAGAACTGCTTAATATGTCAAGTAATAATGAAATAGATTTTTATATTGGACCACATTAAGCCCACTCGACCAGAAACCCTAAACAATGGGGTGGGGTTGAATGTTTAGGCAGTTGAAGCCAGGCACAGTGCTGGCGATCGGTATTGTACTACTTATGCTTGTACAGATTGTGCCAGTGATGGCAGCACCTGCACCTAGTAGTTATCGTGTAATAATAGGTTATAGCGGAGATCCTAGCCAAGCGAAGCTTGCTGCCAAGGCTGCTGGCTTCAAGATACTACGTGAGCTTGATGCCTTCAACGCAATAGTAGTTGAAGTAAAGGGGGTAAGCCCCGGTGATGCGGTCGAGAAAGCTCGTAAAGGCTTTGAGCAACATGCTAAAGTTCGCGGGATCGGTATCCGGTATGTTGAACCGGATCGCAAGCTCTATGCCTTTGCACTGAGCGACAGCCCAGACATACAATGGGACATATTCATGGTGAATGCGCCCACAGTCTGGGATACATATTACCCCTATGTAGGCGATTATGCGCTAGGCTATGGTGTGCAAGTAGCAGTACTAGACACTGGTATAGACTATACTCACCCAGAGCTTTACGGCAAGGTAGTCTGGTGTGTTAACACAGCCGATTACCCATGGATAGTGGTAAGCAGTAATCCATGGTACTGTCGTGACGTGAATGGACATGGAACCCATGTGGCAGGTACGATAGCTGCAGCGCTAGACGGTACTGGAGTGGCTGGAGTAGCACCAGCAGTGACGCTCTACGCGATTAAAGTACTGAGCAATAGTGGTAGCGGCTATATAAGTGATATAGCCTATGGTATATACTACGCTGTGGCTGGTCCTGACGGTGTAGTAGGCACCTGGGACGACGCCGAAGTCCTAAGCATGAGTCTTGGAGGACCAACAGACGATCCGCTGCTAAGCGACGCGACTTATTGGGCATATCAGAACGGCGCGATAATAGTAGCGGCTGCTGGTAACGAAGGCGACGGCGATCCTACAACTGATGAAGTGGCTTACCCTGCTAAGTATCCCTGGGTAATAGCAGTAGCAGCCGTAGATGCTAACGGTGATAGCCCAACATGGAGTAGTGAAGGCCCGGAGGTTGATGTCGCGGCACCTGGTGTAGACATACTAAGCACATATCCACGTGGCGACTACGCTGTGCTAAGTGGTACGAGCATGGCCACACCGCATGTAAGCGGCGTTGTAGCGCTCATTCAAGCCCTCCGTATAGCCTCGGGCAAGGCGCCGCTAACATTCGAGGAAGTCTACGATGCACTGACAACGACTGCAATAGACCTTGGACCGGCAGGTTTCGATAACTTCACAGGGTACGGTCTAGTAGATGCATACGCAGCTGTAAACTATGCACTGCAGCTACCTTAATGAAGTAGATTCGTCCTATAAGAAACTCTACCTATACGATCATTAGTTTTTTACCTTCTTTTTAGCAATCTCTATATTGGTGTGTTATTGTTCTCCCACTATACTATCTCCTTCGGCTTAGTATCCCGGTCACTTCAGGGCAGTGCTTTTTGATGATAATAGACGAGTAAAACCCTTACGTTAAGCTGTGAATACCGGTCAAGGCATGCTCCTTGATAGTAGAGTTTTAGTGTCCGACCTGCGTCTGCTATGCCTAGTCACGGGGTTGTTAATCGAACCCCGCTGATGCTATGAAGTGATGAGGGGCTGAGCAGGAAGCCCTCCCGTTCGGTGGAGGGGATGCTCCTAGAGCCCCGCATTAATTATTCTGGCTAGTTGCTCTATTGTTGTCGAGGGCTACTAAGTCTTGAGGGAGAGAAGACGTATACAGCTTACAGGTGGTGGATCCTACATAGTAACTCTGCCCAAGGAGTGGGTGCAGCTCCATAACCTTGGTAAGGGCTCGGAAGTGTCAATAATTCTTGAACCTGATGGTTCGCTTCGTATAGAGCCTGTAAGTAGTGCGAGGGAACAACGAAGATCAATAATTGCTAAGATAAAGGCTGAGCCTCAGTGGGACTTCTGGCGTATAGCTAGAAGAGTTATATCCTACTATATCGCGGGTGCCGATATAATAGAGGTCATCTTTAGCTCGACGTCTAGTTCCCAGATTGCAAGGCAGCTTAGGGAGTTTATAGCCAGCAGACTCATAGGTGTTGAGGTGGTTGAAGAATCGTCGTCATCGATAGTCTTCCAGGTTATAGCTGATATGGCAAGTCTTCCCCTCGAGGTGTCGATAAAGAGGCTAATTAAGGCTGTTGGATTTATGCTTGAAGATGTAATAGATGGGCTCCGACGCGGGGCCCGCGATATACTAGCTGAAGTTGATGAAAGAGATGACGTAGTAGATAAATTCTACATGTTTATATCTAGACAACTTGTAAGTGTTTTGGCGGGTTATAAGTCACCAAGCGAGATAGGATTGGATAACCTGGCAGATGCTAGTCTCATAATGACTGCTGCTAAGCACCTAGAAAGAGCAGGTGATCACGCAACTAACATAGCTTCGGCGGCAATTGAACTCCTGGATATGGGCGTGGGATTCAATGTAGAATGTCTAATGGGAATACCGGAGCATTTGAGGGAGATCCTCGACCACTATAGGCTTGCTACATCAACCTTTTTAAATCCTAATCCACCACGTGCAGATGAGGGTATAGAGGAGGGTATTAAGCTCAAAAAGAAGAACGATGATATACTAAAATCTATCACATGTGAACGTGACCCAGCATCGATGCTGCTCATTCGTAGAGTCATGGAGAGTAGTAGAAGAATAATAGATTACAATATAGATTTGTTAGAATTAGCCTTAAATCGTTCCACGTTGCATGAGTTGCTGAAGGAGAATCCCGGGTAGCGTAGGACATGTAGGTTTATAGCCTAGCTAAGCCGGCTTAGCAACCCGGCGTACATGCTGGTATTGAACGTTTTTGGGTTGGAGGTGTAGTAGTGGAGATGGCTCAGCGCCAGCGTGTCAAGCCGGTTAGCCCTCTACGAGTGTTGAGGGAAGCTGTTGGTAGAGTAATATTTGTCAAGCTCAAGGACGGGAGTGAGTACATAGGGAAGCTTGATGCAACTGATTCAACGATGAACCTAGTGCTAGACGAGTGTGTTGAGCTAAAACCGGGCACCATGGAGCCTAAGGTGAAGTATGGTAGAGTGTTGATACGCGGTAGTCATGTAGTCTACGTAAGTGTAGACTTTGAGATAGTGGCTGGTGGCTCGCTGCCTATAGGTTGAAGCGGATAAACGGAGCTTACACCTTTAAGGGCCTAGTAACACCGGCTGCCGATGTGGTGAGACAAGTGGCGCGGAACATTGTGGTCGAGAGTATTAGATGGCAGCCGATAGAAGAACATGGTGTAGAACTTGTAGAGAGAAAGGGACTTGGCCACCCTGACACGATAGCGGATGCCGCGGCAGAAGAGGCAAGCCGTATACTCTCCCAGTTCTACCTAGAGCGTTACGGTACGGTACTTCATCATAACCTCGACAAGGTGTTAGTTGTTGGTGGCCAGGCAGCGCCAAAGTTCGGTGGTGGCGAAGTACTACAGCCTATTTACATCATAGTCTCCGGTAGGGCTACTACTGAGGTCAGACTCGAAGACGGTAGTGTAGAGAAGGTACCGATAGGCCCAATAATAATGAAGGCTGTTAAGGGCTGGATAAAGGAACACTTCCGTTTCCTCGACCCAGAGAATCACGTCATAGTAGACTACAAGATAGGCCACGGCAGCACAGACCTCGTGGGCATCTTCGATCTGGGTAAAGGTCAAGTGCCACTAGCTAACGACACTAGCGTCGGCGTCGGCTTCGCCCCGTTCTCGCATCTTGAGCAGCTTGTATACGAGACAGAGAAGCTGCTAAACAGTAAAGAGTTCAAGCAGAAGACCCCCGAAGTAGGAGAAGACATCAAGGTAATGGGTCTACGTAAGGGCAAGAAGATAGAACTAACAATAGCAGCAGCAATTATTTCCAGTCTGGTATCTGACATGGACCACTACCTATCCGTAAAGGATGCCATACGCGAAGCTGTGCTAGACCTAGCTAGCAGGATAGCACCAGATTACGACGTAGAAGTATACGTAAACACGGCAGACAAGCCAGACAAGGGCATAGTATACTTGACCGTCACTGGTACTAGCGCAGAACACGGCGATGACGGTATGACTGGCCGCGGTAACAGGAGCTACGGGCTTATAACACCGCTTCGCCCGATGAGCCTAGAGGCTGCTGCCGGTAAGAACCCGATAAACCATGTAGGCAAGATCTACAACGTTATGGCCATGAACATCGCTAGGAGAGTCTATGAGAATGTAAAGGGTCTAAAGGAGGTCTACGTGGAGCTACTGAGCCAGATAGGCAGGCCACTCAACGACCCGCTGGTAGCCAACGTCAAGGTGCTCACGGAGAAGCCTGGAGAGCCGCTGCCAAGCGACGCGGTGCGCGAGATAGAAGCTATAGTAGAGGAGGAACTCGACAACTACCACAAGATAACAAAGCTATTCATTGAAGGCAAGATCAGCGTCTTCTAGCAACAGCTTCATCCTCTTAGCCCGGTATTCCTCGAACATCTTCTTTACATCCTCTAGGCCTAGCCTTCGTTTCTCGGCTCTCCTCCTGGCAGCCTCTATCTCGCTTAGCCGGTAGTACGCGTCCGCTATGACTTTCTCGTCTAGCAGGACTAGTCCATTCAGCGTCTTTATCTCGTAGTCCTCGAGAGGGAGGACGGGCACACTATAAGCCTCTATAACACCGCGTCTATCCAGAAGCTCTCTTGGCACGAGTACGGCCAGTAGAAGTTTCGAGACAATAGCCCCGTGTCTGTTCCACTGTACCGGGTTCACTGTATCCATAACGGCTATTATGCGTCCATGGTTTTCCACGAGTTTTGCTAGCATATTCATGGATTCGTTGTCTAGCTCGTGTAGTCTCGGGGCTGGAAGTGCTCTCCCGGATGCCACGAGGAACAAGGCGTCTTGTAGCTCCGATAACTCGGCGTAGAGCGTCTTGGCCTCGTTACGCAGCTTCTCTATCTCAGAGCGGAGGAGTTTGACCTCGTTAGTGAGCTTGTTTATCTCCCTATCCTTCTCGAGGCTCTCGCGGTACTCTATCTGCAACAGTCTATACTCGGCTTCAAGACGTTTGAGCTGCTCGTCTACTTCCCGAAGTCTTCTACGCAATGCTATGTTCTCGGCGCGCAGCCTCTCTATCTCCATGCGTAAGCGGCTAACCTGGTCCTCGTTCTCGGCTTGTTGTGGCTCTGGCGTGCTCTCTACCTGGCTCCGGCGCACACTCTTTACGAGGTAGCTGCGTAGCCCTACATCGTTCAGTGCGGCGTGTATTGCCCGTTCGACGGCCTCGGCTATGGTTGCACCTTTTATCACGTCGGCTTTTACAGCGTCCACGTCTATGTCCAGGCCTAGTCTAGCCGTGTAGGACTCTATCTGTCTCATCTTAGACTCGTGTATATGTAGAGCCTTAACGGCAGCGGCTAGTGCGTCCCGTACATGGGCATCTGTTACTCTGCGTAGCTCGGGGTAGCGCCGGGTATACTCCTCCACTATAGAGCGCTTCTCCTCGACGCTCAAGGAGGCTGGCGGCTCATATACGGGTACACCCATGGCGGCTGCGAGTTTGCGAACGAACTCGGGGGCTGGCCGTACATCAGTGGCTATGAGCACGGGTATTCCGTGACGGGTTATCAGCTCTATGACCTCGCTGCGGTCTACGCCTCGTCTGCTGAGGGCGAAGATGGGCCGGCCGTTCAAGTCGACAGCGGCTACGCCCGTAGATATGCCGGGGTCTATGCCTACGATGATGTAAGGTTTTGTCTGGCTCAGTTGGTCAGAGGCCTCTGTCTCGAAGACTATACGGCTACTGTATACGGGCTGTATCTCTATGCGTACGTCGGAGTCCTCATGTGGCTTAATTATCCCGTTTAGGCGGCTTCTCGGCGCATATACTATGAAGACCGCGCTATCTAGACCTCCGCCACTCTTGCGGAACATAAGGTCGTAGTCTAGCCTGTGCCGGTCAAGTATACGCTTTACATCCTTTACAGCCCGGAGGACAGCTGATCTCACTCTACGTTGGTAACGCGGGCTACTCATCCCGCCGTGCTTTAGCCTGCGCGACTTAGCTATCACAATCCTGGTCTTCTCTTCGACGAACCGGATCCGAGACCCGTAGCCCATAGACGCGAGGAGTGCGGCCAGGTAGGCTGTGCGTGCTGGTGAAAGCTTTCCCGAGCCGGTGTCAAGGCCGGCGAGCTTTGCCAGTCTACGTAGATCGACGAGGGAGCCGTCGGGTAAGCGGGTGGGTTGAACTATATTTAGGTCTGGAGGAAGCATTGATGTAATCTTTACTAGCTCCCTCTCGCTCGAGGCGAGCTCGTATATGTTGTCAATAGCCAGGATATCCGGCCTATACTCCCATATAAGCCTGATAAGTCGATACAATGGTACAGACTCATACTTGGCTACAAGCTTCCCATCATCAACTACCGCTACAGAATAACACCTAGCCCCACTGCTGCAGCCGGGCTCGATATCTACACCGATCACACGCAGAGATGACCACCCCTAGGCAGCATGCGGCCGTAAAGCCCGGCGAAACCTCGACTACTAGTTGAGAGCATTAGCGAAGCCACCAGTCCCCGGGTAGATACTACTACATGATCCGCTGCGGCACCCTCTAATAGCCACTGTTGCTGCATCGACTATACACCTGGGCCCCGCCGGTCTCACAC
The window above is part of the Pyrodictium delaneyi genome. Proteins encoded here:
- a CDS encoding ArsR/SmtB family transcription factor; amino-acid sequence: MASTEQSGVKNSTEVTREGIIEKDGVLIVSGEEYIYRVCSALASPTRIKILSELLKREADIGEIAEMINQSKANASTQVRRLEEIGLVRSEYKPGVRGVRKVVKTTVKEIRIILEPS
- a CDS encoding DUF460 domain-containing protein translates to MIGVDIEPGCSSGARCYSVAVVDDGKLVAKYESVPLYRLIRLIWEYRPDILAIDNIYELASSERELVKITSMLPPDLNIVQPTRLPDGSLVDLRRLAKLAGLDTGSGKLSPARTAYLAALLASMGYGSRIRFVEEKTRIVIAKSRRLKHGGMSSPRYQRRVRSAVLRAVKDVKRILDRHRLDYDLMFRKSGGGLDSAVFIVYAPRSRLNGIIKPHEDSDVRIEIQPVYSSRIVFETEASDQLSQTKPYIIVGIDPGISTGVAAVDLNGRPIFALSRRGVDRSEVIELITRHGIPVLIATDVRPAPEFVRKLAAAMGVPVYEPPASLSVEEKRSIVEEYTRRYPELRRVTDAHVRDALAAAVKALHIHESKMRQIESYTARLGLDIDVDAVKADVIKGATIAEAVERAIHAALNDVGLRSYLVKSVRRSQVESTPEPQQAENEDQVSRLRMEIERLRAENIALRRRLREVDEQLKRLEAEYRLLQIEYRESLEKDREINKLTNEVKLLRSEIEKLRNEAKTLYAELSELQDALFLVASGRALPAPRLHELDNESMNMLAKLVENHGRIIAVMDTVNPVQWNRHGAIVSKLLLAVLVPRELLDRRGVIEAYSVPVLPLEDYEIKTLNGLVLLDEKVIADAYYRLSEIEAARRRAEKRRLGLEDVKKMFEEYRAKRMKLLLEDADLAFNE
- a CDS encoding S8 family peptidase, which gives rise to MFRQLKPGTVLAIGIVLLMLVQIVPVMAAPAPSSYRVIIGYSGDPSQAKLAAKAAGFKILRELDAFNAIVVEVKGVSPGDAVEKARKGFEQHAKVRGIGIRYVEPDRKLYAFALSDSPDIQWDIFMVNAPTVWDTYYPYVGDYALGYGVQVAVLDTGIDYTHPELYGKVVWCVNTADYPWIVVSSNPWYCRDVNGHGTHVAGTIAAALDGTGVAGVAPAVTLYAIKVLSNSGSGYISDIAYGIYYAVAGPDGVVGTWDDAEVLSMSLGGPTDDPLLSDATYWAYQNGAIIVAAAGNEGDGDPTTDEVAYPAKYPWVIAVAAVDANGDSPTWSSEGPEVDVAAPGVDILSTYPRGDYAVLSGTSMATPHVSGVVALIQALRIASGKAPLTFEEVYDALTTTAIDLGPAGFDNFTGYGLVDAYAAVNYALQLP
- a CDS encoding U6 snRNA-associated Sm-like protein LSm6, producing MAQRQRVKPVSPLRVLREAVGRVIFVKLKDGSEYIGKLDATDSTMNLVLDECVELKPGTMEPKVKYGRVLIRGSHVVYVSVDFEIVAGGSLPIG
- a CDS encoding methionine adenosyltransferase; amino-acid sequence: MARNIVVESIRWQPIEEHGVELVERKGLGHPDTIADAAAEEASRILSQFYLERYGTVLHHNLDKVLVVGGQAAPKFGGGEVLQPIYIIVSGRATTEVRLEDGSVEKVPIGPIIMKAVKGWIKEHFRFLDPENHVIVDYKIGHGSTDLVGIFDLGKGQVPLANDTSVGVGFAPFSHLEQLVYETEKLLNSKEFKQKTPEVGEDIKVMGLRKGKKIELTIAAAIISSLVSDMDHYLSVKDAIREAVLDLASRIAPDYDVEVYVNTADKPDKGIVYLTVTGTSAEHGDDGMTGRGNRSYGLITPLRPMSLEAAAGKNPINHVGKIYNVMAMNIARRVYENVKGLKEVYVELLSQIGRPLNDPLVANVKVLTEKPGEPLPSDAVREIEAIVEEELDNYHKITKLFIEGKISVF
- a CDS encoding PhoU domain-containing protein, whose translation is MRERRRIQLTGGGSYIVTLPKEWVQLHNLGKGSEVSIILEPDGSLRIEPVSSAREQRRSIIAKIKAEPQWDFWRIARRVISYYIAGADIIEVIFSSTSSSQIARQLREFIASRLIGVEVVEESSSSIVFQVIADMASLPLEVSIKRLIKAVGFMLEDVIDGLRRGARDILAEVDERDDVVDKFYMFISRQLVSVLAGYKSPSEIGLDNLADASLIMTAAKHLERAGDHATNIASAAIELLDMGVGFNVECLMGIPEHLREILDHYRLATSTFLNPNPPRADEGIEEGIKLKKKNDDILKSITCERDPASMLLIRRVMESSRRIIDYNIDLLELALNRSTLHELLKENPG
- a CDS encoding macro domain-containing protein → MVAEVEVVKKISCGNREIVIAKGDITTIECDAVVNPANSLMFMGGGVAGALRRVAGKEVEEEARKHAPVPVGEAIATGAGKLEPRIKIIIHAPTMERPAMRTTTSKVRKAATAALALAAEKDIECLAFPAMGAGVGGLNAKDSLAAMLEALDEHWKSANTPKRVIFVAYNDRDLRQFLDVIERSRMTSCKDS
- a CDS encoding RIO1 family regulatory kinase/ATPase, producing the protein MVLLALTYKKLVGRDFRVLSVIEREMPRYEYVPIEVIERRLRMPSSHVAMSLQKLNQLKLVRRRLGDYVGYRLTYMGLDMLALHSLVERGILHALGDKLGVGKESDVYSGLTPSGTRVIVKFHRVGRTSFQKIVRVRHYAADKPYSSWLQLAKLAGQREFRALDELYRAGALVPKPLGYSRHAVVTDYIEGVELYMYKDAMDPESMLRDIIDTLRKAYLDVGIVHGDLSEYNILVVIEDDRERPYIIDWPQYVEKEHPSAEQLLRRDIEYVVRFFRKRYGVEADVEKLIKYVRGEIENV